Genomic DNA from Thermobifida alba:
GAATCCGATCTCATCCCTGCCGTTGCGGCCGCGGGTCGTGTTTTCCGCCCGGCCCCCGCCGCGATCATGCCCCCAGTGCCACAACCGCGGTCGACCGTGGCGCTGGGGGCATGGTGGTGGGCGGGGGACCGGCGGGTCAGTCGGTCCGGCCTGCTTCGGCGTCGGGGGTCTTCTTCGTGTAGGTGGCGCAGATGTAGGCGGTGACGGCGGCGAGGGCGGCCAGGACCGCCCAGAGGGCCACCACCGCCCAGGGGCTGTCGGACCTGTCGCCGACCATGAGCCGGGCGAAGATCCCCACGGGGAACAGGGCCCCGGCCAGCCCCAGGGTGGCGGCCATGCCCCGGGTCGGGGCGGGGAGGTCGCGGCGGACCAGCCGCCACACGCACGCGGCCATCACGAGGAGTCCGGGGGGCACGACGGCCAGGGCGAGGGCGAAACGGCTCTCGCGCAGGTCGACGGGGGCGTCGTTGGTGTTCTGGCTCCGACCGTGGGCCGCGATCTCGATCACCCGCCCCCGCCAGAGGGTGGCGGTGACCCGGTCGCCCTCGTCGAGCTGGTTGAGGACGGGGCCCCGGGACGAGTAGGTCGTCTCCCACTCGGTGCCGTCCGCGTCCGTCAGGACCGCGCTGTTGTCGGCGTTCCTGGCCTTGGTCAGGTAGATGTCGGAGATGGTGAACTCCTGCGTCCAGCGGCACTCGGCGGGCGCGTCCGGGGCGGAGGGGCAGGGCTGCGCCGCCTGGTAGGCGCGCAGTTCACGGTCACCGTCCGGCAGCGCCCGGACGAAAGCCACGACGACGATCACCACCACGGCGGCAGCGATCAGCAGGGTGACGACGGCCCTGCGGCTGAAGCGCCGCTTCTCTTCGGGAGAGGGGAGGTTCATAGCCTCCAGGATCCCACCGGACGCGCCTGCGGTCCGACCGGTTTTTTCTCCCGTGCCGCCGGGCGTGTGCGCGGCGCGGGGACGGTCCGGCGGGCGCGGTCCCGCCCTCCTCCCCCGCGGAAGTGGCGGGGTGGCCGTGGGCGGGGCCGCGCCCGGCCGGTCAGGGGATCGGTGCGTAGACGAGGTAGAGCACGCCGGTCGTCAGGGTTTCGCTGCGGATGAGGTTGAACCGGTGCGTGGGGGTGTCCTCGAACAGGCGCTGCCCGTGGCCCACGGCGATCGGGTGGACGAGGAGGTGGAGTTCGTCGAGGAGGCCGTGGGCGAGCAGCCAGCGCACGGTGGTGGCGCTGCCCGACATGGCGATGTCGCCGTCGACGCTGTCCTTGAGGCGGCGGATCGCGTCGGTGTCGCCGGGCAGCACCGTGGTGTTGTTCCAGGTCGGGTTGGTCAGCGTGGTGGAGACCACGTATTTGGGCACGGTGTTGAGGTAGGTCGCGAACGGCTCGTCGGTGCTCTCGGGCCAGTAGGCGGACCACTCGTCGTAGAGCCTGCGGCCCATGAGGAACGCCTTGTTCTTCTCGGTTCCGGCATTGACCACCGCGCCCATCTCGTCGTTGAAGTACGGGAAGTGCCACTGGTCGGGCGACTCGACCACTCCGTCGAGTGCGATGAAGAAGTTCGCGACGATCCTGCCCATGATGTCCTCGTCCTCGGGGTTCTCCGGTGGGGTTTCGGTCGGCTGGTGAAGGCCGTACCTCGTCGCGCGCCAGGTTATGGACGGGCTCAGGTATGGGTCTTGTACAGAAGCGACAGGGGCTGGGCGGGGTCGGTACGGCGCAGCTGTGTGGCGGTGCGGCCGATGAAGCGTCGGAGTGACCGGGCCAGGTGCGGCTGGTCGTAGTAGCCGAGCCGGTGGGTCACGTCCAGGGGCGCGGCCCCTTCGCCGAGCAGGACGGCGGCCTGGCGGGCGCGGTCGATCTGGCGGATCGCGCTCGGGGTGAGGCCGGTCGCCGCGGCGACGCGGCGCTGCAGCGTGCGTGCGCTGACCCGCGGGGTTTCGCCGCCGAGTGCCTCGGCCACCAGCGGGTCGCGGACGAGCACGTTGTCGCGGACGAGGCGGGCCACGAACTCCTCGGCGTCGTCGAAGGTGGGCAGGGGCCGGCGCGTTCCCGCGAGGACGAAGGTGTACGCGTCCGCGTGGGGGCTGTCCAGCTGCCTGTCGACCAGGCGCGGCATGGGCAGGTGCGGCAGGGACACGCCGTGGGCGAAGCTGATGCCGAGCGATGCGGAGTCGTCGGGCACGGCGGCGGTGCTCGCCGCGGTCTCCGGGCCGCGCAGCGCGGCGTGGGTGCGGCCGCGGTGGGTCCACACGACGAGTTCCCAGTGCGAGGTCGCCACCGAGGTCATGCGGTGGACTCCGCTGCTGTGGCCGCGCCACACGCGGGCGATGTAGGGCGAGTCCGACGGCCGGTCCTGGGTGTGCAGTGCCATCTGGTCTCCTTGCCGTGGCCGGGCGGGAGCGGGGGGTGTCCTGCCGGTGAAAGGGGTCGGTTACGGGGGTCTACTCGGCGGTCTGGTCGAGGCGGGTCAGGTAACGCCTGAACTTTACATCGTAGATTTCCTTTCGGTGGGTGGGGAGCACCACCGGGTCCCGCTGCGGGCGGGGCCGGGCCATCGGCTCCCCCACCGCCCGGGCGGCGAGTCGGGCCGCGCCCAGGGCCGAGGCGCTGCGCAGCCGGACCGGGTGCAGCTCCACGCCCAGCACGTCGGCGAGCAGGGCGCGGAAACGCGGGTCGCGGGCTCCTCCCCCGGCCAGGCGTACCGCCGGCGGCAGACCGCCGGGCAGCAGGGCGGCGGCGTGGCGGACCGTGAAGGCCACGCCCTCCACGGCGGCGCGCAGGATCTCGGTGCGGCCGGTGTCCAGCCGCAGCCCGCTCAGCGCCCCCACCCGGCCCAGGGCGGGCGTGCGCTCCCCGGTCAGGTGCGGCAGGAACACCACTCCCCCCTCCTCGGGCTCCCCCGCCGCAGCGGCGTAGACCTCCTCCCAGGTGGCGCCCAGCAGGGCGCGCACCCACTCCAGTGCCACCCCGGCGTTCTGCACGGCGGCCATCCGGTACCAGCCGGTGCGCTCGGCGGTGCGGTAGACGTGCACCCCCGCCACCGCCCCGGCATCGCGGGAGGCGGTGACGATCTGCGCGCCGCTGCCGATGCTCAGCTGGGCCCCGCCCTCGGCCAGTCCGGCGGCCAGCAGCGCCGCCGGGGTGTCGCCCGCGCCGGCGGCCACCGCCGTCCCCGCGGCCAGGCCCAGCTCCTCGGCGGCCCCCGCACTCAGGCCCCCGGCGGTCTCGTCGGAGGCCGCCAGCGGCGCCAGCAGGTCTTCCGCGCCGGCGGCGCGCAGGGCGGCCTCGGACCAGGTGTCGGCGGGCACGTCCCACAGCAGGGTCGCCGAGGCGTCGGAGGGTTCGGTGGCGGCCCGGCCGGTCAGGCGCAGCCGCAGCCAGTCCTTGGGCAGCAGCGCCCAGCGCGCCTCGGCCAGCACGTGGGGCTCGTGGCGGGCGACCCAGGCCAGCAGCGGCCCCGTCATGCCCGGCACCAGCGGGTTGGCCAGCGCCCGGCGGTCCGTTTCGGCCAGGGCGTGCCAGGCCCGCAGTTCGGTCGTGGCGCGCCGGTCGGCCCACAGCAGCGCCGGACGCACCGGGACGGCATCGGCGCGCGCCAGCACCAGGCCGTGCATCTGCCCGTCCACCCCGACCGCGGTGACGCGGGGGTTCCCGGCGGCGGCCAGGGCGCGGCGCACCGCCTCGACGGTGGCCCGCCACCAGTCGGCGGGGTCGGTCTCGGCCCAGCCGGGGCGGGGTGCGCGCACCGGGTAGGCGGCCTCGGCCTCCCCCAGTACACCGGCCCGGTGGTCGACCACGACGGCTTTGACGCCGCTGGTGCCCAGGTCCACGCCGAGCAGCGCCTCCCCTGCCATGGGGGTCCTCCTCACTCACACGTCCGCGTCAGATCGCCCTGCGGCGCTGCAGCCGGGTGAACGCCAGCCAGCCGGGCAGCACCGGAAGCCAGAAGGTCAGCAGCCGAAACAGTAGGACCCCCGACAGCGCGGCGGCGGCGGGCACCCCGGCGATCGCGGTCAGGCCGCCGATGAGCGCGGCCTCCACCGCGCCCAGGCCGCCCGGGGAGGGCGCGGCCGAGCCGAGCGCGTTGCCCGCCAGGTAGACGACGCCGACGGCGGCCAGCGACGGGGTGACGTCGAAGGCCAGGATGCTGGTGTACAGGCACAGCACCAGGCTCACGGTGAGCAGCAGGGTGCCGCCCAGGCCCAGGGCGAGGCGGCGCGGGTGGTGGAGGAGGTCGAGCAGCTGCGGCAGCACCCCGTGCAGGTGGGGGCGCAGCCGGCCCGAGACGGCGCGGCGCAGCCGGGGCACCGCCAGCAGGGCCGCGGCCAGCACCGACAGCACCCCCACCACGACCAGCAGGGTCAGCGAGGGGGAGAAGTCGCCGGGGTAGCCCGTGTTGGACAGGTAGGCGCACAGCACCAGCAGCGGCACCAGCGTGATGAGCCCGGCGAGCTGGGACACCCCCACCGCGGAGACCGCCTGGGCGGTGCTGGTGCCCTCCCGGATCAGGTAGCGGGTGTTGAGCGCCAGCGACCCCACGCCCGCCGGGGTGGCGATGCGCACGAAGGAGGAGGCGTACTGCACCAGCACGGTGCGCCACAGCCGCAGCCGCACCGGGGAGAACCCCAGCAGCGCCACGGCGGGCGCGGCCACGCACACCAGCGACAGGGCCACCGCGGCACCGGTCCAGAGGGGGTCGGGGTCGCTGATGGTGCCCCAGTCCACCCCGGCGAGCTGGTAGGCCAGGGCCAGGCCCACCACGGTGGCCACGACGACGGTGACGACGGTGCGCGGCGGCATCCGCTCCAGCTGCACCGGCTGGGCGGGCGCGTGCGGGGCCACCCGGGAGATCTCCGCACGCAACCGGCCGAGCAGGCCGCGGTGGCCGCGCAGCGCGCGGCGCAGCCCCGCGGGCAGCCCCACGCTCTGCAGGAACGGCAGCACGGCGGCGACGGTGTCGGTGCCGAGGTTGCGCACGGCCGAGTCCACGGCGCGGCGCGGCCCCACCCGCAGCGCGAGCGTGACCAGCAGGGCGGCGTTGTCGAGGCTGAGCATCCACGGGCCGGCGGCGACACTGCCGGTGGACAGCCCGGTCAGGGCGGCGCGTCCGTCGCTGCGGCGGCTGACGGCCCGGGGGCCGATCCCGCGGTGGGCCACGCGGCGGCGGTGCAGCAGCCGCAGCTGGGCCCAGACCTCGTCGAGGAAGTCCTCGCCCACCTCGGCGTCGGCCAGCTCGGCCAGCGGGCGGGCGGTGACGTACTCGCGGACCAGGAAGGCCGCGGAGGAGTCGAGTTCCCCCACGGCCAGCAGTCGCGGACCGGCCGCGCCCGCCGCGGCGGCCGCGTACTCCATCAGGGCGGTGTGCTCGACCCGGTCGCGCAGGCCCAGCAGCAGCGGCGGGGCCACCGCGTCCCGCAGCACGATCCGCGACAGCAGCCGTTTGACGACCCCGCTGGCCGGGTCGGAGGCGAGCACGGTCACCTCCAGGCGGCGGTCGACGGTCTCGGCCACGAACCGCTGGTTGCCCTCGTGGTCCTCCCCCGCCGGGTCCAGGCACAGCGGCTCCAGGCCGAGGCGGCCCAGTTCGCCGACGAGCCGTTCGGTGGCCGGCGGCGGGATGCGCACCCCCACCACGTAGCTGGTCAGGGAGGCGCTGACCGCGCCGACGAGCAGGGTCAGCACCAGGGCCAGGGCGGTGGTGTAGCCGGACAGCAGCACCGAGGCGGCGGTGACGGCGACGCCCACGCCCATCAGACCGGTGACGCGCACCAGGTGCACGGGCCGGGTGGCGTGCAGGTAGGCCACGGCGGCGGCGAGGTAGGCGTGCAGCGGGTTGCTGGCCACACCCCCCTCGGAGGCGCTGAGGACGGCGGGCACCGCCGCGCCCAGCAGCGCGGTCAGGCCCGTGTTGAGGGCCACCGTGGCGCCGTAGCCGAGCCCGGCCGCGGCCAGCACCCGCACCACGTGGCGCACGTCGCGGCGGATGAGGCGTTCGGCCACCGTGATGCCGCCCAGCAGCAGCACGGCCAGGTTGGCCAGGCCCGCGGCCAGGCCCAGCAGGGACGGCGGCAGCAGGAAACGCAGTTCGGCGGCCTCCCCCACCGTCGACGGCTCGGCCACGAGGGCCACCGACAGCAGGGCGAAGACCAGCAGTGCGCATCCGGCGACGGTGAACAGCAGGTCGAAGGGCCGTCGCGCGACGCCCGCGGCGGCGTCCGGCGCACTGGTACGGGTGGTCTCTGCCGTGGTCACGTCCTCTACCCTGCCCTGCCCGGCCGCCGGTTGTCGCGTCGTGCCGCCGCGCGCGGCCGACAGCCGCCCCGCGCGGCGGCCCGGACGCCCCGCAACGCCCCGGATGCGGCCCCCTGCGGGGGTGCCGCGGCGGGGTGGGACGGCAGGATCGTCCCGCCCGGCAGAACGGTAATCTCACCGGAAGCACGCTTTGTGTCGCCGTCCCCCGCGAAGGAGAGACATGATCACGTATGAGCAGGCGGTCGCGATCGCGGACGCGTGGCTCAACGGATACGCCCCGCCGGGGCGGCGCCGGGAGGTGCGGGCCCACGAGTTCGACCTGGGCTGGGTCGTGTGGGCCGCCCCCGCCGCCTTCGACCACGACCCGGCGACCGGGCAGCGGCGTCCCCCCGCCGACGAGGCGTGCGCGGTGGTCGACCGGCGCACCGGCGAGCTGAGCACCTGGCCGTCGGCGCCCCTGGACGAGGTGGTGCGGATGTACCGCGACAAGTACGCCGGCGACCACTTCCCCTACGACCCGTCGCTGCCGCCGGTCGTGGGACCCGGCAACTCGGTGGTGTTCACCTACCGCGACGCCACCGGGGAGGAGATGCTCCTCACCCGCTCCTCCGGCCCCGGGCTACCGCCCCCGGAGATCCAGATCTGGACCGAACTGCGGTGGATGGGGGTGCCGCCCGAAGCGGTCGTGGGCATCCACTCCGACCTGTACCCCGCGGACCTGCCCGGCGGCTACCACGGCCGGTTCCTGCGCGACACCTTCACCGGCGTGGAGGTGTCCTGCTCCCACGACTACGGGCCCACGCGCGCGGCCCGCGCCCGCGGCATGGCCGCACGCGTCGACCAGGCCGAGACCGTGCAGCGGCTGGCCGGCGCCCCGCCGCGGCCGCGCCCCAACCGGGTGCCCTTCCCCACCGGTCGCCCGGGCCCCCCGATGGCCGACGACACCCTGCAGCAGCTGCTGTCGGAGGCGTTCCTGCAGGTGCGGCGCTACGACACCGAGATCCTGGCCGCCACCGGCCTGCCCGAGCCCACCCAGCACACCCTGGCCCGGGCCGGACTGCCCGGCCTGGTCCCCCACTTCTTCGCCGCCGACCCGCCCCACCACCCGCCCGCCGGGGGGCTGTTCTGCGACGCCGCCGCCCACCTGCGCGCCCTGGGCGCCCGGGTGGGCGACCCGGCGCTGGAGGAGGCGCTGGGCGACCACGTACGGATCGGCAGCGACGGCGGCAGCGCGGTCGTGGTACGCCGCACCGCCCCCGACGCCGGGACGGTGTGGGCCGTCGACGTGGACAGCGGCGCGCTGCGCTACATCAACCGGTCGGTGTCCGCGTTCGGCCGCTGTCTGGCGCTGCTGGCCCGCACCCTGCCCGGCATGCGCGACCAGGACCCCTACGCGGCGGGCCGCACCGTCGCGGAGTTCCAGGAGGAGCTGGCCGGCATCGACGCCTCGGTGTTCACCGACCCCGAGCACTGGTGGTCGGTGGTCGTCGAGCAGATGTGGGACGGCCTGCTGTGAGCGGCGGCTCACCGGTGCGGGGGGTGGGCCTCGTGGCCGGGTTCGCCCGCTGAGCGGCGCTCCTCCTTCATCGCCGACTCGTACGCGTGGCGCACTCCGCCGAGCAGTTCCTCCCGGGCGTGCCGCTCCAGCGCGCGGAACTCGGCGTAGTAGCCGTCGTCGTACTCCTCCACCAGCTGGTAGGTCCAGCGTCCGTCGACGACGTTGCGGCCGACCAGGCGGCGCTGGACCGCTTCGGCGACCGTGTGGTGCCCGGCCTCGCGCAGCAGCCGCACCGCCTCGTCCAGCATGGCGTCGGCGCGCCCGGTCAGCTGGTGCATCGCGTACAGGTGGCCGCGGGCGCGCTCGATGGTCTCCAGGGCCTCGGTGAGCTTGCCGACGCCCGCGACGGTGGCGTCGTCGACTCCCGGGGGTCGACGGTCCGCGCCGCGCGGGGCCGGAACACGGTGGTGGTCCATGCCCGTCGCGCTTCCCCCGGGCGGGCCGCCCCATGCCGGCGAGGGGGATGTTGACCCGCGGTTTGCCGCACGGGCTCGGCGGTGCGGTGGCCGGGGCGGATCCGGGTAGCAGCGTGGGGGCAGCGTCGTCGACAGGCGAGGAGAGGAGGCTTCCCGTGCGGGTGTTGAGCGAGGAGGAGATCTCCACCGCGCTGGTGAGCCTGGCGCACTGGGAGCACCGGGCCGGTTCCCTGGCCCGGCTGGCGCCCACCGGCGATCCGGAGGGGATGCGTGCGGCGGTCACCGGTGTCACCGCGGACGAGTCCGACCACGTGGCCACGCAGGCCGCCCCCGAGGGGCTGGTGGTGCGGGTGGCCACCCCGGGGGCGGGGGTGACCGAGACGGACGTGGAACTGGCGGCGCGTATCGAGCAGACCATCGAGATGGGCGGCTCCGACGCCCGGCCCCGCCCGCCCCGCTGAGGGGCCGGGATGTCACCGGCCGCCGCTAGCGTGTCGGGTGTGACTCCCTACACCGCTGTTGCTCCGCCCGCCGACCTGGCCGGTGACGTGGTGCTGGGCTGGACCACGCGGCTGGGCGGCGGTACGCACCGCCTGGTCCCGGACGGGTGCGTGGACGTGCTGTGGCTCGACAACGGGTCGGTGCTGGTGTGCGGGCCGGAGACGGCGGCGTGGACGTTCGCGCTGCCGCCGGGCACCGAGGCGGTGGGGGTGCGGTTCCGCCCG
This window encodes:
- a CDS encoding dihydrofolate reductase family protein codes for the protein MGRIVANFFIALDGVVESPDQWHFPYFNDEMGAVVNAGTEKNKAFLMGRRLYDEWSAYWPESTDEPFATYLNTVPKYVVSTTLTNPTWNNTTVLPGDTDAIRRLKDSVDGDIAMSGSATTVRWLLAHGLLDELHLLVHPIAVGHGQRLFEDTPTHRFNLIRSETLTTGVLYLVYAPIP
- a CDS encoding helix-turn-helix transcriptional regulator produces the protein MALHTQDRPSDSPYIARVWRGHSSGVHRMTSVATSHWELVVWTHRGRTHAALRGPETAASTAAVPDDSASLGISFAHGVSLPHLPMPRLVDRQLDSPHADAYTFVLAGTRRPLPTFDDAEEFVARLVRDNVLVRDPLVAEALGGETPRVSARTLQRRVAAATGLTPSAIRQIDRARQAAVLLGEGAAPLDVTHRLGYYDQPHLARSLRRFIGRTATQLRRTDPAQPLSLLYKTHT
- a CDS encoding FGGY family carbohydrate kinase is translated as MAGEALLGVDLGTSGVKAVVVDHRAGVLGEAEAAYPVRAPRPGWAETDPADWWRATVEAVRRALAAAGNPRVTAVGVDGQMHGLVLARADAVPVRPALLWADRRATTELRAWHALAETDRRALANPLVPGMTGPLLAWVARHEPHVLAEARWALLPKDWLRLRLTGRAATEPSDASATLLWDVPADTWSEAALRAAGAEDLLAPLAASDETAGGLSAGAAEELGLAAGTAVAAGAGDTPAALLAAGLAEGGAQLSIGSGAQIVTASRDAGAVAGVHVYRTAERTGWYRMAAVQNAGVALEWVRALLGATWEEVYAAAAGEPEEGGVVFLPHLTGERTPALGRVGALSGLRLDTGRTEILRAAVEGVAFTVRHAAALLPGGLPPAVRLAGGGARDPRFRALLADVLGVELHPVRLRSASALGAARLAARAVGEPMARPRPQRDPVVLPTHRKEIYDVKFRRYLTRLDQTAE
- a CDS encoding lysylphosphatidylglycerol synthase transmembrane domain-containing protein, with protein sequence MTTAETTRTSAPDAAAGVARRPFDLLFTVAGCALLVFALLSVALVAEPSTVGEAAELRFLLPPSLLGLAAGLANLAVLLLGGITVAERLIRRDVRHVVRVLAAAGLGYGATVALNTGLTALLGAAVPAVLSASEGGVASNPLHAYLAAAVAYLHATRPVHLVRVTGLMGVGVAVTAASVLLSGYTTALALVLTLLVGAVSASLTSYVVGVRIPPPATERLVGELGRLGLEPLCLDPAGEDHEGNQRFVAETVDRRLEVTVLASDPASGVVKRLLSRIVLRDAVAPPLLLGLRDRVEHTALMEYAAAAAGAAGPRLLAVGELDSSAAFLVREYVTARPLAELADAEVGEDFLDEVWAQLRLLHRRRVAHRGIGPRAVSRRSDGRAALTGLSTGSVAAGPWMLSLDNAALLVTLALRVGPRRAVDSAVRNLGTDTVAAVLPFLQSVGLPAGLRRALRGHRGLLGRLRAEISRVAPHAPAQPVQLERMPPRTVVTVVVATVVGLALAYQLAGVDWGTISDPDPLWTGAAVALSLVCVAAPAVALLGFSPVRLRLWRTVLVQYASSFVRIATPAGVGSLALNTRYLIREGTSTAQAVSAVGVSQLAGLITLVPLLVLCAYLSNTGYPGDFSPSLTLLVVVGVLSVLAAALLAVPRLRRAVSGRLRPHLHGVLPQLLDLLHHPRRLALGLGGTLLLTVSLVLCLYTSILAFDVTPSLAAVGVVYLAGNALGSAAPSPGGLGAVEAALIGGLTAIAGVPAAAALSGVLLFRLLTFWLPVLPGWLAFTRLQRRRAI
- a CDS encoding SUKH-4 family immunity protein, with amino-acid sequence MITYEQAVAIADAWLNGYAPPGRRREVRAHEFDLGWVVWAAPAAFDHDPATGQRRPPADEACAVVDRRTGELSTWPSAPLDEVVRMYRDKYAGDHFPYDPSLPPVVGPGNSVVFTYRDATGEEMLLTRSSGPGLPPPEIQIWTELRWMGVPPEAVVGIHSDLYPADLPGGYHGRFLRDTFTGVEVSCSHDYGPTRAARARGMAARVDQAETVQRLAGAPPRPRPNRVPFPTGRPGPPMADDTLQQLLSEAFLQVRRYDTEILAATGLPEPTQHTLARAGLPGLVPHFFAADPPHHPPAGGLFCDAAAHLRALGARVGDPALEEALGDHVRIGSDGGSAVVVRRTAPDAGTVWAVDVDSGALRYINRSVSAFGRCLALLARTLPGMRDQDPYAAGRTVAEFQEELAGIDASVFTDPEHWWSVVVEQMWDGLL
- a CDS encoding 4a-hydroxytetrahydrobiopterin dehydratase → MRVLSEEEISTALVSLAHWEHRAGSLARLAPTGDPEGMRAAVTGVTADESDHVATQAAPEGLVVRVATPGAGVTETDVELAARIEQTIEMGGSDARPRPPR